A genomic segment from Aegilops tauschii subsp. strangulata cultivar AL8/78 chromosome 1, Aet v6.0, whole genome shotgun sequence encodes:
- the LOC109784134 gene encoding uncharacterized protein, which translates to MASPASTSAPVSLSLPLRPSPCRLLPAAFSRPSPRRLALAPARPAAALLSSPSPSQAQHEDDEEEEEEEEEEYGEDEELVEEDELVEVGYVSGAHGVRGDVLVSPRTDFPELRFATPGKRWLRARAAGKMQVRELELLRGKAHTGKKGWIVRFDGVDSLDEARQIVGSAVLVKTEDRPELEEDEIYSLDLVGMSVIVKDTGKLVGTVAQVFNFGGGDLLQVMVGSAENAVQTDSENQDSTPSRQHVWIPFAEDIVPDIDMESREMWITPPKGLLEVNTRPEKSKKERRAMDWKEKKKLQRRITAAKKVLHEMEQGHILEGLLSGDKLEKASLAEQIASIDFQLFKHAMHSVSKQVDSMSKNVLANSSSRKNVMRIPRETLMNHGEKGKNVFSTEFSKGREILQKSKAAIVLVTNGSDSDIVDAEFQRLLNSFSELMKVEENHISPPFVIISPDNHVDSVRNYLVENDYFGFDTQKVWVLEEMKLPVVSLSSELESKKILLKSPWEILQRPAGTGAIFSSLSSNKILESFNAMGIEYVQICSLSDELVLGHPLLFGAASSRGVDVGVKLRKTSDKTEDGFDLVLSIDHLNKMCRDVAKARFSAHPEQHEHMEHVDGQWVTVQPEAANSHRLSTDVTSVLDSCSPDKLCVMEIVE; encoded by the exons ATGGCGTCTCCGGCCTCCACCTCCGCGccggtctccctctccctcccgctcCGCCCTTCCCCGTGccgcctcctccccgcggccTTCTCCCGCCCCTCtccccgccgcctcgccctcgcgccggcccgccccgccgccgcgctgcTCTCCAGCCCCAGCCCCAGCCAGGCGCAGCAcgaagacgacgaggaggaggaggaagaagaagaagaggagtaCGGGGAAGATGAGGAGCTCGTGGAGGAGGATGAGTTGGTGGAGGTGGGGTACGTGAGCGGCGCGCACGGGGTGCGCGGCGACGTCCTCGTCTCGCCCCGCACCGACTTCCCCGAGCTCCGCTTCGCCACG CCGGGGAAGAGGTGGCTGAGGGCTCGCGCCGCCGGGAAGATGCAGGTCAGGGAGCTCGAGCTCCTTCGGGGAAAAGCCCACACGGGGAAGAAGGGCTGGATCGTGCGCTTCGACGGCGTCGACTCCTTGGACGAG GCCAGGCAGATAGTTGGGTCGGCTGTTCTCGTGAAGACCGAGGATAGGCCGGAACTGGAGGAGGATGAGATCTATTCGCTCGATCTTGTTGGCATGAGTGTTATTGTCAAG GATACAGGCAAGCTTGTAGGCACTGTTGCACAGGTCTTCAATTTTGGAGGTGGTGATCTTCTCCAGGTTATGGTTGGCTCTGCTGAGAATGCTGTGCAGACTGATTCAGAAAATCAGGATTCAACTCCATCCCGTCAGCACGTGTGGATTCCATTTGCTGAAGATATTGTGCCTGATATTGATATGGAGAGTAGAGAGATGTGGATTACACCACCAAAGGGTCTTCTTGAGGTCAACACACGTCCTGAGAAATCAAAGAAAGAAAGGCGTGCGATG GATTGGAAGGAAAAGAAGAAACTACAGCGTCGCATAACTGCAGCAAAGAAGGTACTACATGAAATGGAACAGGGCCATATTCTGGAAGGGTTGCTATCAGGGGACAAGCTTGAAAAGGCTTCACTTGCTGAACAAATTGCGAGCATTGACTTTCAATTGTTCAAACATGCAATGCATAGTGTCAGCAAGCAGGTTGACAG TATGTCAAAGAATGTTCTAGCCAACTCCTCATCAAGAAAAAATGTGATGAGGATACCTCGCGAGACCCTCATGAACCATGGAGAGAAAGGGAAGAATGTTTTCAGTACTGAATTTAGCAAAGGTCGTGAAATCCTTCAGAAGTCAAAAGCAGCAATCGTACTTGTTACAAATGGCTCTGACTCTGATATTGTGGATGCTGAGTTTCAGAGATTGCTTAACTCTTTTAGTGAGTTGATGAAG GTCGAAGAAAATCATATATCTCCCCCTTTCGTTATTATTTCTCCTGACAATCATGTGGATTCAGTTCGGAACTACTTGGTAGAGAACGACTATTTTGGTTTTGACACTCAGAAG GTATGGGTCCTTGAAGAGATGAAACTGCCAGTTGTCAGTCTGTCCTCTGAGCTAGAGAGCAAAAAAATTCTGCTGAAGTCCCCGTGGGAGATACTTCAAAGGCCAGCTGGAACTGGGGCGATTTTCAGCTCACTATCATCAAATAAAATTTTGGAATCGTTCAATGCAATGGGCATAGAGTATGTGCAG ATATGCAGCCTCTCCGACGAACTAGTCCTCGGCCATCCTCTGCTCTTCGGTGCTGCAAGTTCCCGCGGCGTGGATGTTGGTGTCAAGCTCCGCAAGACCAGCGACAAGACGGAAGATGGTTTCGATTTGGTACTTTCCATCGACCACTTGAACAAGATGTGCCGAGACGTGGCCAAAGCCAGGTTCTCTGCCCACCCTGAGCAGCATGAACACATGGAGCATGTCGACGGCCAGTGGGTCACCGTCCAGCCGGAGGCGGCGAACTCTCACCGGTTGAGTACCGATGTTACAAGTGTTTTGGATTCTTGCTCTCCTGACAAGCTGTGCGTCATGGAGATTGTTGAGTAG
- the LOC109784135 gene encoding uncharacterized protein isoform X1 has protein sequence MAAPPLRPEAEEGSKGAEVCLFDQSQEDFSRAVRAISELATGDPQPGFPDAEAERLASSVTFLREWRHFSYEPKGVSFVYGAGSASSGDDTPEITLPQFSSASFPQVTHLEDGRDKNTDSSDFILFAGGSVWSLDWCPKLCDKPCSRVNCEYLAVAAHPPGSSYHKLGMPLIGRGIIQVWCLVAPFEEADPHQSMIAYSKSNRRGRPRKIPDENNSIESSSVPRKPIGRPRKIKLTTTDDSTEPCLKKPRGRPRKIEPATTDDHEEPSMKKPRGRPRKIEPATTDDHEEPSMKKPRGRPRKIKPATADDYAEPSLRKPRGRPRKLEPATADDYAEPSLRKPRGRPRKIKPATTADHAEPSLKKPRGRPRKTKCNVHLNAASLALSLCNANYKEESSAQHRKKPVSTECSSSTTFSGKEQNNQPTPKPSDNVLSVEKCKKELLVYTRRRVRPPAKKSAPNETCSLALSGDVQKMETSYTSIMPNNHLSSVENPKLLGSSMSEDMANEAGLVGCKSTVINREVMEMNDGEAANQVVHAPFEDSAQMIVEVENTEVVQIKKSSQNDNIITCAENPNLSAIPKGIHLPRVVLCLAHNGKVAWDIKWKPPLPNQSEQKSRLGFLAVLLGNGTLEVWEVPSPSIIQKIYSSSLMKGTDPRFLKLRPVFRCAKVKCGNIQSIPLTVDWSPSPHDMILAGCHDGTVALWKFSTDLPAQDSKPFMCVTAESVPIRALSWAPYVSEEKTNTFVTAGEDGLKFWDLRDPYRPLWELTTAPRAVLSLHWLKDARGIVISLEDGTLKFLSLPTIANDVPVTGRPFAGTKTQGIHTYQLSEYLIWDVHVSEITGQAAYCVVDGTAVRFQLTKRFWEKKPGRNRVPYFLCGSLAEEGTVIKIGGTLQSSPLSNVPLVTKKGPESCQDVDQTDDMRKEELRTLTNSEHVDPELRDGELDEGRETSALVLADALMQESDGMHNGPVDENTKDDFEVFPPKSVALHRLRWNTNRGSERWLCYGGAAGIIRCQRI, from the exons atggccgcgccgccgCTCCGGCCGGAGGCGGAAGAGGGCAGCAAGGGCGCCGAGGTCTGCCTGTTCGACCAGTCGCAGGAGGATTTCTCCAGGGCGGTACGCGCCATCTCGGAGCTCGCCACCGGCGACCCCCAGCCGGGGTTCCCCGACGCCGAAGCAGAAAGGCTCGCCTCCTCAGTAACGTTCCTCAG AGAATGGAGGCATTTCTCTTATGAGCCAAAAGGTGTTAGTTTTGTTTACGGCGCTGGATCAGCTTCATCCGGAGATGACACACCTGAGATAACCTTACCACAGTTCTCATCTGCATCTTTTCCTCAG GTCACACACTTGGAAGATGGGAGGGATAAGAATACAGACAG TTCTGATTTCATTTTGTTCGCTGGGGGAAGTGTTTGGTCGCTGGACTGGTGCCCAAAGTTGTGCGACAAGCCTTGTTCTCGTGTAAATTGTGAG TATCTTGCTGTTGCTGCTCATCCTCCTGGTTCTTCTTACCATAAGCTTGGTATGCCATTGATTGGCAGAGGTATCATTCAAGTTTGGTGTCTCGTAGCACCCTTTGAAGAGGCAGATCCTCATCAGTCAATGATTGCGTACAGTAAGAGCAATCGTAGAGGAAGGCCTAGAAAAATACCAGACGAGAATAACTCCATTGAGAGTTCATCAGTTCCTCGAAAACCGATAGGGAGACCAAGAAAGATAAAACTGACAACCACTGATGATTCCACAGAACCATGTCTGAAAAAACCAAGGGGCAGACCAAGAAAGATAGAACCAGCAACTACTGATGATCACGAAGAACCAAGTATGAAAAAACCAAGGGGGAGACCAAGAAAGATAGAACCAGCAACTACTGATGATCACGAAGAACCAAGTATGAAAAAACCAAGGGGGAGACCAAGAAAGATAAAACCTGCAACTGCTGATGATTATGCAGAACCAAGTCTGAGAAAACCAAGGGGTAGACCAAGAAAGTTAGAGCCTGCAACTGCTGATGATTACGCAGAACCAAGTCTGAGAAAACCAAGGGGGAGACCAAGAAAGATAAAACCTGCAACTACTGCTGATCATGCAGAACCAAGTCTGAAAAAACCAAGGGGCAGACCAAGGAAAACCAAGTGCAATGTCCATTTGAATGCTGCATCATTAGCACTTAGCTTGTGCAATGCAAATTACAAGGAAGAATCAAGTGCCCAACATAGAAAGAAGCCTGTTTCAACAGAGTGCAGTTCTTCAACCACATTCAGTGGCAAAGAACAAAACAATCAGCCAACTCCCAAACCAAGTGACAATGTGCTCTCAGTTGAAAAGTGCAAGAAAGAATTACTTGTCTACACCAGAAGGCGTGTACGACCTCCTGCAAAGAAATCTGCTCCGAATGAGACTTGCTCACTGGCTCTTAGTGGTGACGTACAGAAGATGGAGACATCCTACACATCCATCATGCCAAATAATCATTTGTCTTCTGTTGAGAATCCCAAACTATTGGGTTCATCTATGAGTGAAGACATGGCTAATGAGGCTGGTCTGGTGGGATGTAAGAGCACAGTTATTAACCGTGAGGTCATGGAAATGAATGATGGTGAGGCTGCCAATCAAGTTGTCCATGCTCCTTTTGAAGATAGTGCCCAGATGATTGTTGAAGTGGAAAATACAGAAGTAGTTCAAATAAAAAAATCAAGTCAAAATGATAACATAATTACTTGTGCAGAAAACCCAAACCTTTCTGCAATCCCCAAGGGCATTCATCTACCAAGGGTCGTCTTGTGTTTAGCTCATAACGGAAAAGTTGCTTGGGACATCAAATGGAAGCCTCCTTTACCAAATCAGTCAGAACAGAAATCACGTTTGGGTTTTCTTGCAGTACTGTTGGGAAATGGCACACTGGAAGT ATGGGAAGTTCCATCTCCAAGCATAATCCAGAAGATATATTCATCTTCTTTAATGAAGGGTACCGACCCTCGCTTTCTAAAGCTGCGGCCTGTATTTAGGTGTGCTAAAGTGAAGTGCGGGAACATACAGAG CATTCCCTTGACAGTTGATTGGTCGCCTTCTCCTCATGATATGATACTGGCAGGATGTCATGATGGAACG GTTGCTTTATGGAAGTTCTCTACAGACTTGCCAGCACAAG ATTCAAAACCTTTTATGTGTGTCACTGCTGAATCTGTTCCCATCAGAGCCCTCTCGTGGGCACCATATGTAAG TGAGGAAAAGACAAACACCTTTGTCACTGCTGGAGAGGATGGCCTAAAATTCTGGGATTTAAG AGATCCATACCGTCCTCTGTGGGAACTAACTACTGCCCCAAGGGCTGTTTTAAGTCTTCATTGGTTGAAGGATGCAAG AGGTATTGTCATCTCATTGGAAGATGGTACATTGAAGTTCCTCAGCTTACCTACAATAGCCAATGATGTACCTGTCACCGGAAGGCCATTCGCTGGGACTAAAACTCAGGGCATTCATACTTATCAATTATCAGAATATTTGATATGGGACGTCCATGTCTCAGAAATTACAG GTCAAGCAGCTTATTGCGTGGTAGATGGTACTGCTGTGCGCTTCCAG CTTACTAAGAGATTCTGGGAGAAGAAACCTGGGAGGAACCGTGTACCTTATTTCCTCTGTGGTTCACTGGCAGAGGAGGGGACAGTCATTAAGATTGGTGGCACATTGCAAAGCTCTCCTTTATCGAATGTTCCTCTGGTCACGAAAAAGGGTCCAGAATCATGCCAAGATGTAGATCAAACGGACGACATGCGGAAAGAGGAACTACGGACTCTCACTAACTCAG AGCATGTAGATCCAGAACTCAGAGATGGTGAACTAGATGAAGGCCGAGAAACTAGTGCTCTAGTTTTAGCTGATGCTCTAATGCAAGAGAGTGATGGCATGCACAACGGCCCAGTTGATGAAAACACTAAAGACGACTTTGAGGTCTTCCCTCCCAAATCTGTAGCGCTGCATCGGTTGAGATGGAACACAAATAGAGGCAGCGAGAGATGGTTATGCTATGGAGGCGCCGCAGGCATTATTCGTTGTCAGAGGATCTAA
- the LOC109784135 gene encoding uncharacterized protein isoform X2, whose translation MPLIGRGIIQVWCLVAPFEEADPHQSMIAYSKSNRRGRPRKIPDENNSIESSSVPRKPIGRPRKIKLTTTDDSTEPCLKKPRGRPRKIEPATTDDHEEPSMKKPRGRPRKIEPATTDDHEEPSMKKPRGRPRKIKPATADDYAEPSLRKPRGRPRKLEPATADDYAEPSLRKPRGRPRKIKPATTADHAEPSLKKPRGRPRKTKCNVHLNAASLALSLCNANYKEESSAQHRKKPVSTECSSSTTFSGKEQNNQPTPKPSDNVLSVEKCKKELLVYTRRRVRPPAKKSAPNETCSLALSGDVQKMETSYTSIMPNNHLSSVENPKLLGSSMSEDMANEAGLVGCKSTVINREVMEMNDGEAANQVVHAPFEDSAQMIVEVENTEVVQIKKSSQNDNIITCAENPNLSAIPKGIHLPRVVLCLAHNGKVAWDIKWKPPLPNQSEQKSRLGFLAVLLGNGTLEVWEVPSPSIIQKIYSSSLMKGTDPRFLKLRPVFRCAKVKCGNIQSIPLTVDWSPSPHDMILAGCHDGTVALWKFSTDLPAQDSKPFMCVTAESVPIRALSWAPYVSEEKTNTFVTAGEDGLKFWDLRDPYRPLWELTTAPRAVLSLHWLKDARGIVISLEDGTLKFLSLPTIANDVPVTGRPFAGTKTQGIHTYQLSEYLIWDVHVSEITGQAAYCVVDGTAVRFQLTKRFWEKKPGRNRVPYFLCGSLAEEGTVIKIGGTLQSSPLSNVPLVTKKGPESCQDVDQTDDMRKEELRTLTNSEHVDPELRDGELDEGRETSALVLADALMQESDGMHNGPVDENTKDDFEVFPPKSVALHRLRWNTNRGSERWLCYGGAAGIIRCQRI comes from the exons ATGCCATTGATTGGCAGAGGTATCATTCAAGTTTGGTGTCTCGTAGCACCCTTTGAAGAGGCAGATCCTCATCAGTCAATGATTGCGTACAGTAAGAGCAATCGTAGAGGAAGGCCTAGAAAAATACCAGACGAGAATAACTCCATTGAGAGTTCATCAGTTCCTCGAAAACCGATAGGGAGACCAAGAAAGATAAAACTGACAACCACTGATGATTCCACAGAACCATGTCTGAAAAAACCAAGGGGCAGACCAAGAAAGATAGAACCAGCAACTACTGATGATCACGAAGAACCAAGTATGAAAAAACCAAGGGGGAGACCAAGAAAGATAGAACCAGCAACTACTGATGATCACGAAGAACCAAGTATGAAAAAACCAAGGGGGAGACCAAGAAAGATAAAACCTGCAACTGCTGATGATTATGCAGAACCAAGTCTGAGAAAACCAAGGGGTAGACCAAGAAAGTTAGAGCCTGCAACTGCTGATGATTACGCAGAACCAAGTCTGAGAAAACCAAGGGGGAGACCAAGAAAGATAAAACCTGCAACTACTGCTGATCATGCAGAACCAAGTCTGAAAAAACCAAGGGGCAGACCAAGGAAAACCAAGTGCAATGTCCATTTGAATGCTGCATCATTAGCACTTAGCTTGTGCAATGCAAATTACAAGGAAGAATCAAGTGCCCAACATAGAAAGAAGCCTGTTTCAACAGAGTGCAGTTCTTCAACCACATTCAGTGGCAAAGAACAAAACAATCAGCCAACTCCCAAACCAAGTGACAATGTGCTCTCAGTTGAAAAGTGCAAGAAAGAATTACTTGTCTACACCAGAAGGCGTGTACGACCTCCTGCAAAGAAATCTGCTCCGAATGAGACTTGCTCACTGGCTCTTAGTGGTGACGTACAGAAGATGGAGACATCCTACACATCCATCATGCCAAATAATCATTTGTCTTCTGTTGAGAATCCCAAACTATTGGGTTCATCTATGAGTGAAGACATGGCTAATGAGGCTGGTCTGGTGGGATGTAAGAGCACAGTTATTAACCGTGAGGTCATGGAAATGAATGATGGTGAGGCTGCCAATCAAGTTGTCCATGCTCCTTTTGAAGATAGTGCCCAGATGATTGTTGAAGTGGAAAATACAGAAGTAGTTCAAATAAAAAAATCAAGTCAAAATGATAACATAATTACTTGTGCAGAAAACCCAAACCTTTCTGCAATCCCCAAGGGCATTCATCTACCAAGGGTCGTCTTGTGTTTAGCTCATAACGGAAAAGTTGCTTGGGACATCAAATGGAAGCCTCCTTTACCAAATCAGTCAGAACAGAAATCACGTTTGGGTTTTCTTGCAGTACTGTTGGGAAATGGCACACTGGAAGT ATGGGAAGTTCCATCTCCAAGCATAATCCAGAAGATATATTCATCTTCTTTAATGAAGGGTACCGACCCTCGCTTTCTAAAGCTGCGGCCTGTATTTAGGTGTGCTAAAGTGAAGTGCGGGAACATACAGAG CATTCCCTTGACAGTTGATTGGTCGCCTTCTCCTCATGATATGATACTGGCAGGATGTCATGATGGAACG GTTGCTTTATGGAAGTTCTCTACAGACTTGCCAGCACAAG ATTCAAAACCTTTTATGTGTGTCACTGCTGAATCTGTTCCCATCAGAGCCCTCTCGTGGGCACCATATGTAAG TGAGGAAAAGACAAACACCTTTGTCACTGCTGGAGAGGATGGCCTAAAATTCTGGGATTTAAG AGATCCATACCGTCCTCTGTGGGAACTAACTACTGCCCCAAGGGCTGTTTTAAGTCTTCATTGGTTGAAGGATGCAAG AGGTATTGTCATCTCATTGGAAGATGGTACATTGAAGTTCCTCAGCTTACCTACAATAGCCAATGATGTACCTGTCACCGGAAGGCCATTCGCTGGGACTAAAACTCAGGGCATTCATACTTATCAATTATCAGAATATTTGATATGGGACGTCCATGTCTCAGAAATTACAG GTCAAGCAGCTTATTGCGTGGTAGATGGTACTGCTGTGCGCTTCCAG CTTACTAAGAGATTCTGGGAGAAGAAACCTGGGAGGAACCGTGTACCTTATTTCCTCTGTGGTTCACTGGCAGAGGAGGGGACAGTCATTAAGATTGGTGGCACATTGCAAAGCTCTCCTTTATCGAATGTTCCTCTGGTCACGAAAAAGGGTCCAGAATCATGCCAAGATGTAGATCAAACGGACGACATGCGGAAAGAGGAACTACGGACTCTCACTAACTCAG AGCATGTAGATCCAGAACTCAGAGATGGTGAACTAGATGAAGGCCGAGAAACTAGTGCTCTAGTTTTAGCTGATGCTCTAATGCAAGAGAGTGATGGCATGCACAACGGCCCAGTTGATGAAAACACTAAAGACGACTTTGAGGTCTTCCCTCCCAAATCTGTAGCGCTGCATCGGTTGAGATGGAACACAAATAGAGGCAGCGAGAGATGGTTATGCTATGGAGGCGCCGCAGGCATTATTCGTTGTCAGAGGATCTAA